A DNA window from Halostella salina contains the following coding sequences:
- a CDS encoding NADH-quinone oxidoreductase subunit B, protein MSSDNPRESIVDSTAPQTKTREARMGEGVDDRFNSKLREAFGASPFILTKFDKFMNWVRGSSMFMLQFGIACCSIEMMHTYAVKHDLDRFGAGVPRASPRQADVMIVPGTIVSKFSPRMKRVYDQMPEPKFVVGMGSCTISGGPFQEGYNVVKGAEEVIPVDIHVPGCPPRPEALVYGVAKLQERVANGESAPVTVKPYELEQFADLERDEIVDELAQEIDEETLVMRYNWADSP, encoded by the coding sequence ATGAGCAGCGATAACCCGCGGGAGTCGATCGTCGACAGTACAGCCCCACAGACCAAGACGCGAGAGGCCCGCATGGGCGAGGGCGTCGACGACCGCTTCAACTCGAAGCTCCGCGAGGCGTTCGGTGCCTCCCCCTTCATCCTCACCAAGTTCGACAAGTTCATGAACTGGGTGCGGGGGTCGTCGATGTTCATGCTGCAGTTCGGGATCGCCTGCTGCAGCATCGAGATGATGCACACCTACGCGGTCAAGCACGACCTGGACCGCTTCGGCGCGGGCGTCCCCCGTGCCTCTCCGCGCCAGGCCGACGTGATGATCGTCCCGGGGACCATCGTCTCGAAGTTCTCGCCGCGGATGAAGCGCGTCTACGACCAGATGCCCGAGCCGAAGTTCGTCGTCGGCATGGGGTCGTGTACCATCTCCGGCGGCCCGTTCCAGGAGGGGTACAACGTCGTGAAGGGGGCCGAGGAAGTCATCCCGGTCGACATCCACGTCCCGGGCTGTCCGCCCCGCCCCGAGGCGCTCGTCTACGGCGTCGCGAAGCTGCAGGAGCGCGTCGCCAACGGCGAGTCCGCGCCGGTGACGGTCAAGCCCTACGAACTGGAGCAGTTCGCCGACCTCGAACGCGACGAGATCGTCGACGAACTGGCACAGGAGATAGACGAGGAAACCCTCGTCATGCGCTACAACTGGGCTGAT
- a CDS encoding NADH-quinone oxidoreductase subunit A has translation MNQWIAVGALGLVGLLIPLGMMGVSSLLRPSVPEDSKRATYESGEIPTGGTKIRFNIQYYMVALLFLVFDIETVLIFPWTVMYRSALENGASLMQVLAPMLVFVGVLVVALAWAWRNGAVEWAQSPEQTRRVTNEQR, from the coding sequence ATGAACCAGTGGATAGCAGTCGGCGCGCTGGGTCTGGTGGGACTCCTCATTCCGCTCGGAATGATGGGCGTTTCGAGTCTCCTCCGGCCGAGCGTCCCGGAAGACAGCAAACGCGCCACCTACGAGAGCGGCGAGATCCCGACGGGGGGGACCAAGATCCGGTTCAACATCCAGTACTACATGGTCGCCCTGCTGTTTCTCGTCTTCGATATCGAGACCGTCCTCATCTTCCCGTGGACGGTCATGTACCGCTCGGCACTGGAGAACGGGGCGAGCCTGATGCAGGTGCTGGCTCCGATGCTCGTGTTCGTCGGTGTTCTCGTCGTCGCACTCGCGTGGGCGTGGCGCAACGGCGCAGTCGAATGGGCGCAAAGCCCTGAGCAAACACGGAGGGTAACCAATGAGCAGCGATAA
- a CDS encoding AIR carboxylase family protein gives MTQADSVSDLIASLEAEAERDRDPAETPDVGIIMGSDSDLDVMMGTDDDPGAYDALRELGFQELTDYDDPPDVRFTFETYVVSAHRTPELMYAYAETAADRGVDVIIAGAGGKSADLPNMTASIAYPVPTIGVPVQEKSVDSVIGMPTGAPLVAVDAGKSFNAALSAVQILAREHEVLRDRLVAYHDGLQQEVGEVSRDLHELGTPGFRDRDG, from the coding sequence ATGACACAGGCAGACTCCGTCTCCGACCTGATCGCATCGCTCGAAGCCGAGGCCGAGCGGGACCGCGACCCCGCCGAGACGCCCGACGTGGGGATAATCATGGGGAGCGACTCGGACCTCGACGTGATGATGGGGACCGACGACGACCCCGGCGCGTACGACGCGCTCCGCGAACTCGGCTTCCAGGAACTGACCGACTACGACGACCCGCCGGACGTTCGGTTCACGTTCGAGACGTACGTCGTCTCGGCCCACCGGACGCCGGAACTGATGTACGCCTACGCGGAGACGGCCGCCGACCGCGGCGTCGACGTGATCATCGCCGGGGCGGGCGGGAAGTCCGCCGACCTCCCGAACATGACCGCCTCCATCGCCTACCCGGTCCCGACCATCGGCGTCCCGGTTCAGGAGAAGTCCGTCGACAGCGTCATCGGGATGCCGACCGGCGCGCCGCTGGTCGCCGTCGACGCGGGCAAGTCGTTCAACGCGGCGCTGTCGGCGGTCCAGATCCTCGCGCGCGAGCACGAGGTGCTCCGCGACCGCCTCGTCGCGTACCACGACGGCCTCCAGCAGGAGGTCGGGGAGGTCTCCCGGGACCTCCACGAACTCGGGACGCCCGGGTTCCGCGACCGGGACGGCTGA